A single genomic interval of Acidimicrobiales bacterium harbors:
- a CDS encoding S8 family peptidase → MVAAPRRRLAVAVLSFLALLLSPALDTGAAAQAGPQGLPRSGGAAPVLGTGDRAAIPNRYIVVFRKDAPQSAVRSAMTGARGKGATVHFEYDAALKGFAATLSRSALDGLRHNPNVAYIEVDRRVSLDATQSPATWGLDRIDQRNLPLDNSYTYNQTGAGVTAYVIDTGIRTTHVEFGGRASSGYDAVDGGTADDCNGHGTHVAGTIGGATYGVAKGVRLVAVRVLDCAGSGTDSGVIAGVNWVTNNSPGPAVANMSLGGGASTSLDNAVANSIASGVTYAIAAGNSNANACNYSPARVASAITVGATTRTDARASYSNYGSCLDLFAPGSDITSAWYSSDTATNTISGTSMATPHVAGVAALYLEPNPSATPQQVRDAIVNSATPNVVTSPGTGSPNRLLYSLFGSAPPPPPTGCSAYPEAYSGSLAGAGDYDYQPNGTYFYTANSGTHRGCVQGPSGTDFDLYLYKWNGSTWVEVAYGESPSSFEDITYTGTAGYYLWEIYSYSGAGSYSFRMQRP, encoded by the coding sequence CCCTCGACACGGGCGCAGCCGCGCAGGCAGGGCCGCAGGGCCTGCCCCGTTCCGGCGGGGCCGCACCGGTGCTCGGCACCGGCGACCGGGCCGCCATCCCGAACCGGTACATCGTCGTGTTCCGGAAGGACGCTCCCCAGTCGGCCGTCCGGTCGGCGATGACCGGCGCCCGCGGCAAGGGCGCCACCGTGCACTTCGAGTACGACGCCGCCCTCAAGGGCTTCGCGGCCACCCTGAGCCGCTCGGCCCTCGACGGGCTGCGCCACAACCCGAACGTCGCCTACATCGAGGTCGACCGGCGGGTCTCGCTCGACGCCACCCAGTCCCCCGCCACCTGGGGCCTGGACCGCATCGACCAGCGCAACCTGCCACTCGACAACAGCTACACGTACAACCAGACCGGCGCCGGCGTGACGGCCTACGTCATCGACACCGGCATCCGCACCACCCACGTGGAGTTCGGCGGCCGGGCCTCGAGCGGCTACGACGCCGTCGACGGCGGGACGGCCGACGACTGCAACGGCCACGGCACCCACGTCGCCGGCACCATCGGCGGCGCCACCTACGGCGTGGCCAAGGGCGTGCGCCTGGTCGCCGTGCGGGTCCTCGACTGCGCCGGCTCCGGCACCGACTCCGGCGTGATCGCCGGCGTGAACTGGGTGACCAACAACAGCCCCGGCCCGGCCGTCGCCAACATGAGCCTCGGCGGCGGGGCGTCCACCTCGCTCGACAACGCCGTCGCCAACTCCATCGCCTCCGGCGTGACCTACGCGATCGCCGCCGGCAACTCCAACGCCAACGCCTGCAACTACTCGCCGGCCCGGGTGGCGTCCGCCATCACCGTCGGCGCCACCACGAGGACCGACGCCCGGGCGTCGTACTCGAACTACGGGTCCTGCCTCGACCTGTTCGCCCCGGGCTCGGACATCACGTCGGCCTGGTACTCGAGCGACACCGCCACCAACACGATCAGCGGCACGTCGATGGCGACCCCCCACGTGGCCGGCGTCGCCGCCCTGTACCTGGAGCCCAACCCGTCGGCCACCCCGCAGCAGGTGCGGGACGCCATCGTGAACAGCGCCACGCCGAACGTGGTGACGAGCCCCGGCACCGGCTCGCCGAACCGCCTGCTCTACTCGCTGTTCGGCTCGGCCCCGCCGCCCCCGCCCACCGGCTGCAGCGCCTACCCCGAGGCCTACAGCGGCAGCCTGGCCGGCGCCGGTGACTACGACTACCAGCCGAACGGGACGTACTTCTACACCGCCAACTCCGGCACCCACCGGGGCTGCGTGCAGGGCCCGTCCGGGACGGACTTCGACCTGTACCTCTACAAGTGGAACGGGTCGACCTGGGTCGAGGTCGCCTACGGCGAGAGCCCGTCGTCCTTCGAGGACATCACCTACACGGGCACGGCCGGCTACTACCTGTGGGAGATCTACTCCTACAGCGGCGCCGGGTCGTACAGCTTCCGGATGCAGCGCCCGTAG